The DNA sequence GGTCTGCTCCAAGGGAATAGAAAGCAGCATTGGTTGGCACAAATTCTTTCTTCTTGTCCCTGCCAACCAAGTCCAAGCAACAATGAATTCTAGCactatcaataataaaaaattttgtttttgtcatAATATCCTCAACATGAGGGTGATCATAACCTAAAGGTTAAGCATTAATCCCCCCAAAATGGTGTGTATACAAAAACAAGTATTTTGTACCAACCTAAAGCAGTTTTTCCCTCTGACTTTGAATGAACTTGGCTCAATTAATGACCAAGAACCAGGGCTTTGTTTCTCTATTACACAAAATGGAATTGATAAACCTGCTATTGGCTTTAGTTTAGGTGCCTTGGGTGAAACTGAAACAAATGAGACTAGAGtgagaaacaagaaaaactaCCAAAAAACAAGGGTAGTAAACATCCGAAAACTAAAAGCAAATAAACTGGGAAACTaaattttcatgttcatttatttTAACTTCTCATCTTAACAGCTGGGGAAATAAAAGAAGCTCAATCATTCACAAGAAACACCATTTTCGCACTCATTCTAactcttctactaacataaaatagaaaaataaacaaaattaggaACAAAATAGCTTCCcctacagaaataaaatataactCAGCTCTACAAGCAACCCTGATTCCaatgcaaaattttaaaatcttttggcTGATCGTGATCTTGGTTGCTTATGCACAAAAAATTATAAGTGACCTTTAATTTTCTGCTACTGTTGCTAGGTATCTAATGCTAGAAGGAAGGAGAGTAAGCCACAATATATTGCATTCTGAGGCAAAGAGCTCTTTTGAACACTTACTTCACATTATATAAGCACATCCGCACTTTATTCCATTTCTTAAGCATAACAAAGTGTTCCCAACTTTATAACAAACTCAAATTttatgtgttattttatttttcaaatttcatatGGTCTTATGTATTGGGTTTGAAACCAGTACTCTTTCCTTTCCAAATGGTGCATTCCTGCTTCATTTCTACTAAGACTCAGTCAAATAAAGCAAAACACAATGAAAACATACGACCATGAACTCATGTTTGGTGCAGAAACCTAAACTTACACACATGAACATAAGACATGATAGCTCAAACAAACCTATAGTAACCCTCAtagaaaacaatttaaaataaccAAAACGAAGATACAGTGAGCCAGTAGAAAATCATTATTAAGTTGCAGTAATTAATATCCAAATGAGTTaataaagtagaaaaaaaatGCTCTTGACTAATAACTCTATATGCGTTCAATTCTTATTTAAAGTGACAACAAGATAATACATCAAACACACTAAAGTCACAATACACTACTCGGCTATTAATAGTGAATTAAGCAAAAGTAATCATGCTCACAAAATCTAATGTTTTAAGATATAAACTGATAAGACACAATAATTATGCAAAGCTATGAAGTCAGAATAATTACAAGGCCTTGTCCAATTCATGAAACAACAATTTTCTAAATAGCAAGGTATCCAATAAAAGCTatcattaacataaaaaaatttctaaataaataagagaaaaatattaCTACACTTGAAGCATTACACAAACATAAAACAGGGCAAATGAAATAAAATGGAGATAATTATTTACGCACCTAGGTTCTTGTCAAGGGTCTTGGTGAACTGGTTCAAAGCTGGTGGAGCCTTCAACCTCTGCTTGAGGATCCTCTTCTTCCTCTGCTCCTCTGATCCCGAACTGCTTAGGATGCTTCTCAAATAACGGGTTCCTCACCGTCTCCTGAAGAAATGCATgagaatcaaaacaatgaataataaaaaaaaagaatgaaaacttAGAGTCATCCTCATGAATCTAActgcagaaaaacaaaaagaggagAAACCTACAGCCTTCTTCGAAGCTGGAACTAGCGCTTTTCCACCTCGTCACAATGTACCCATCAGATGTTAGGGCTTCGTCGTCCTGGCCTGAGAGACTTACAAAGAAGCAATAAGCAGGAAGCGAGTGGCAGCGCGGAAGGGAGGGCTTCGTCGTTCTTCACAGAGTGTCATCCGAGTGGCACTTCGTTGGAGTGTTGTCGTCGCAGTGAGGGCAGAGGTTAGGGCTTTTGAAGAAGGGTTAAGGTGAGTACAATGAAGGAGGAGTTAGGGCTTTTGAACGGAGATTGGTGATCGCCATTGGGGGCTTTCGAAGGAGGAGTTAAGGCAGGGCACAAAGAAGGAGTTAGCTAGGGCTTTTTTTCTCTAAGTCTTTGAATCACGAAGAATTGAACTCTGGAGCGTTTTTATTTAATTCGagcttctttaatttttttttctgagggaaccttttggccacgcttttgaagcgtgccaaaaGGCTTGTAGAAAACGGCTACACTTTTGAAATGCCACAATAATAAATTCctgttgccacgctttaaaagcgtgccgaaatctctctacggctacgctttataagcgtggcagaaaaaaacGTGGCTAAATCTCGCATCAACtgtcaccctcataaaagcgtggtcAAATCTCTATTCAAACTCCACCCTCACAAAAGCGTGGACatagaccacttttggccacgcttttaaagcgtagcaaaaaaaagcgtggccataggccttttttcttgtagtgtaaaaattttataaaaatttaaatttatgttacTCAAAacaacatgaatttatattattcaaaatttatttttaacaccttttgatatttttttaaagaaaaaaaattaaatttatatattaaaatttagtgCTCTTTTCATtataatttgttagtatttttttaatttaatttaatcttattaatgaaattaataattgaaattataaaaagtatatttttattttttaagttaaaatttaaatagatattatttaaattaaaatattataaataaaagtacCCTATTATATATAAATCGTGATAAGCTTGAGAGGATTTGCTTTAACACGTTAATCGTGCCAAACCTTtgtgttttagctcaaaattacgtAAATCTTTGTAGGGTGGGACGATTTATGCGATACCTATAACTCTGTGTGTCCTGCAACGATTTACTCCTTATTCTCCTAAGTCATTCATGTATAAATCGTTCATAGGTAGCATGGTTAACATATTATATAATCCTCGTGCCCTTGAAACGATTTATATAACAGTAGAAAGAGGATATTtacatttcaaaatttaatttagaataattttggtattggtttattttatttaagtaaaaaacccTCATCTTTACGAAGAATAGCTTCTCAATAATCCAATCCAATTATATGTTATAGAAGTTCTAGTGTCACTTATAAAATAGGTGACTCAAAAACATGAATATAATAAAAATCTAAATGAGCCTAATTTTACCCATAATTCATAACAACAACCATGAAGGCATAATATATATCTCAAGAATATATAGATTGCAATAAATATCTTCTCCCTTTTGAAACTTTATAGTAGAGGAATTCAACAACTAATTAGCAACAAGATATAGCAACAAGATATATCtattgttgttcttcactttttggtgctgcttctttaatttcatctgCACCTTCATCCTGAAACCAAACCCACATATAAACCAAAATCAATACATATAGATTAAACAGAAGAATAATATTaatcacttagattttctctAAGACAATTGTACATATTAGAATATACAAATGAcacggtaaaaaaaaaaaaaaggccatACCTGCGTGTCAGAAGTCCAAAGGGTAAGGTTATCGCGAAGAAGTTGCATGATCAAAGTGCTATCTTTGTATGATTCCTCTCCCAATGTATCCAGCTCAGCAATTGCCTTGTCAAAAGCctaaataaatatttgaagaacGAAATTAATTACTTATAAGTAAACAATATACTATCCATAAACTAATAGATGCACCAATAAACTTATTAACAAAAGTAATTAAGACTATGATTTTAATGGGTTTTCTAAAGAtgaatttattgttattttcacaAAGCACAAAACAAGGATTAATTCATGTAGAGAACCTAGCAATATTACTTCATCGAGTCTTCAATGGTTATTGGAAATTATTGGTTATCACAATTCcctgatgacaaatattattgtGCATTTCACTAAAAAGGAAAAAAGTTCATTGAAAGAATTAACATAGCTGCCCCGAAACGAACCTGTTTAGCAAGGCTACAAGCTTTGTCAGGAGAATTAAGAATCTCATAGTAAAAGACAGAGAAGTTCAAAGCAAGACCCAGCCTGATTGGATGGGTTGGAGGCAACTCCTCATTCGCAATATCCTGGAGCCAAAGTTAAAACAAGAAAtagtcaaaaataaataaaccacaaaatcacACATCTTTTTTCCATTGTAAAAGATTAGAAGGATCacaattctaataataaaagCAAATAACGTTATAAGTCAGTGTCTAAGAAATTTTAAAcaaatcaataaattttaatggctaaatcaatttccaaattttcattatatttaaaaaaatgtaattttttcatCAAATTATTCAtctatctataaaaaaaataacaaaagaattttaaaaatttataggtattattatgtttttatgaaataataataaaaaataatttattgaagtctttttactaaaatttaacgtaaaaattaatttgtcaaataaaataaaatattaaaatttattaaattgatCAGAGACATTTGaatgtttataaaaatattatgcctttattaaataataatataaaataagttatgtgattttttattaaaatttaatataaaaactgttttagttaataaaaaaaatatttaaaactaatgtaataattaaaatttgttaaaaatgaaATGATCCTACTAAATATTCATTGGGGAGTGATTTTTGTTCTAAAAGCAAGTGAATTATTGAACCTGAGCGGATTGGTAGGCGGCAAGGGTGCTCTCCGCAGCCTCCTTGCGGTCTGCACCAGACTTGAACTCCGCAAGGTATCGATGGTAGTCACCTTTCATCTTAAAGTAGAAGACCTTGGAATCGCTGGTGGTTGCTGAAGGCACAAGGCGAGAGTCCAAAAGCTTGAGAATGCCATCACAGATGTTGGCCAGCTCAGACTCTATCTTGGAGCGGTATTCCTTAATGGTAGCCACATGTTCTGTGTTCCCTTTGCTCTCCTCCTTCTGCTCAATGGAGGAGATTATGCGCCACGACGCGCGTCGAGCGCCGATCACATTCTTGTATGCCACGGAGAGAAGGTTCCGCTCCTCCACCGACAACTCCTCGCCGTCGGTGGCGGCAGCTGACACCTTCTCCATGTACTCCACCATCTCCTCGTAGCGCTCAGCTTGCTCTGCTAGCTTTGCCATGTATACGAACTCCTCTCGTGGATTGGGAGCGCTTGCCATTGTTGCTCTGAAGAGATCTTGGTCCGTGGCTtgtagagaaagaaagaaagaaaagcgaATGGGAATTGAGAAATTAAATAGTAGCTTTTGCCTTTTATATACTATTATTGTTGTTATGATGCGTTTTTTTATGGGGGAACCCGTATGTATTGGGTTGTTGCTTATTCTATTTGTGATGGTGTTACCGATGAATGTTGCGGGTTTAGGGAGAATTTCACAAGTGGTGGAAAGAGGTTATTTTTGGAGCTGGAATAAATATAATCCATTAATCCTCACTTTTAGAACTTCTCCTCGTACAAAAATAGGCATCATCGTTCTTGTTAATTAGTTGTGTTTTAGTGTTATCAGTTtctattttttaacattttcgCTTCGACAATAAAGACCAGTTTGTTTTGTACCACCGTTCGTGATTATTATGCTCCTTCCTATCGAATTTTAAACTCTCAAAAGCCGATTTAGATCATGACCATAATTTTGGGAACAAAAATAAATTTCTACTAAACAAAGTTGTGTAAAGATATTGGaacaaaatttaagaaaagaaaaacaaggatttaaaattttatgttcgACGATTGTTACTAAATGTTGAAATAATTTGTATTAGAATGATTTTTTGTGTTTACTCATTCCCAGCTTAGGAAAATTACTCTAAAAGATTACTagagatatttaattattaaaaagaatttttaatataaaatttattaaataggattaatttttttaatattaaattttttaaaaaaacaaatatatttttagattatttttttatttatttctttcctataaatatatatttttaatttcctatttttattagtaCTACATTActtttaattataacaaaaatttaatttattattgtaaaCCACTAATTTATTCATTAGTAAATAATTTCATTGTTCAACTGCATTCTAactgttaaaaaattattattttttaatctatttatgaataatacatatattaattataattataatcataaattaaaCTATTTCATATTAACTTATATAACGgtgattttatttattattataaatattaaattaaataaattattattattttttatttattaaatcattaataaataattcttttatttattaaattaattgtttatttattaGATTAATAGTCTTATTAATATTCTCTAGTAATGATATTGAAAAtagatataaaaagaaaagagctcgtgGTTCCACTCAACTCAAGCATATTCATGCTATGAAGACACAAAGTTAACATGGTATAAAGACAAACTAATAGACCTAACAAGCATATAGGTTCAATTGTTTTCTAATGTATAAATTCCTATATGTATAGATTTTTCGTGTCTCATTTAGATAGGAACATGTATTGCTCTACTATTCTAAATTTATCAGGTGAAACAGTTATCATTATGATAAGTATCAAAAATAGCATAAATTTATTttcactaattaaaaataatgtaatatAATGTGATGTGATATTAATTATCTTATTAAATTTCGTTGAGATTGTTGTCTTTTTGGACAAAAAAATGTATATCCTTTAATGTTAGttatttttttgttagattttttttatttgattttcttttaagatttaaaaacggttattataaataaattataaaaaagttttatgatcaaataataaaaaaatgacatataatattttttagtgtTGTTCAAATTTTGTTTGTCtaactttaaatatttaaacaaaaaatccTAATATCTAAGTGTCGTTTCTTAAGAATGTGATAATTATggtatttgtaattttatgttggatttttttaagattttattatttttaattttaatttaattttaattttttaatttttgattttattaatatgtataagatttggaatgattgaaatttatatttgcttgaaaaaatttaatttttctgcaGGGGTAGGATTAAatagggtttagaactttaggaTGCGGGTagagttagggttgagagattctcgaTCCACAAGTAAGGtagagtaaaattttaaaaaagttttcaacCTGCAGATAGAATTAAGATAGAGTCCAAACCTTTGTTTAACCTACTCATTATCAACCCTATCTAGGATTAATgcgaagaagaagaacttgaCCAAAAGGAATTCTAGCAGTGTCTAATGGAGTTTGGCAAAAatacactaaaataaattttgttaaatattaatatatttataatttgaaatatccaaaaaaatatttataatttaaaactaaaatattagGGCAAATCACCCATATAAACCAAGCTGGAAAAAAATTTACGTGATTCAACCAAACCAAAAATTATTACAGAGTTCAACCAAGAGGGCATTTTTATGTAACCTTcaatgtaattcgaatcatactTATTCGAATTACCTACACACGCATACACCCACTAATTCGAAtaaacctgattcgaattacacccaaAGTAATTCAAATCAggatgattcgaattacatacacgctgcacatagtaattcgaattggccagattcgaattactcatgatttaattctgtctattcttttattaaaaaattaataattgattaaaaaaattaataatttaaaaattaaaaaaatatatattttatttcatgcattaaaaaaaagctaacaaaatatttaattacgagacttctttaaaatattaatgagctatcaattcgaatttcatacaatacttttttgcccatttttaatagctcatgaatatttttttataaaattttttaataaatttttttaaattatactacaaaaaaatattttattctatacaaaataattaagccattttatagtactcctaatatttttaagccatttttttaaattattttgtatagaataaaatatttttttgtggtctaatttaaataaatttattaaaaaattttattaaaaaatttcatgagctattaaaaatgggcaaaagagtattgtatgaaattcgaattgatagctcattaatatttttaaagaagtctcataattaaatattttgttagcattttttaatgcatgaaataaaatatatatttttaatttttaaattattaatttttttaattaattattaattttttaataaaaatggaCAGAATTAAATCATGAGTAATTTGAATCTGGCCAATTCAAATTATTATGTGCAGCGTGTGTGAGTGTAATTCGAATTATTCTGATTCGAATTACTGTGGGTATAATTCaaatcaggttgattcgaattagtgggtgTGTGCGTGTGTAGGTAATTCGAATCagtatgattcgaattacatggagATGAAGTTCGAATTAacctaattcaaattatatagaTCTGTGTCTCTGGTTGATTCATGAACTATTTTTACATTTGGCTGATTTATGTAATTTTTGAGCTTCTATTAGCTTATCTCAGTGatttgtcatatatatatatatactaataattttacttacatttataataattatgtataaaaattaaaataaagaatatgaattagaatttaattaaaaagttaaatttttcaactaatttcaatcaatatcagtcaatttttttaaaattatattatttatcttaAAAGTTAAACTCTTAAGTctctaaaaaattgaaaattttataattaaaaaataattaatgttggataactaaaaattaactttttataattttttattatttaatatataaataatattattttatctcaaccaattttcaaaaataaaaataaaaattttatttatatttaaaaaactaagcatcagtttagtaattaattaattgactattttaaaaagaatattatcactattttttatttttttagttttgatactaaattaaatttaatgcgatatatataattgtatattaaacttaacaaaatatttttttaacataattctcaaaaaaataatttataatttaatataaaaacaaagataatataataatagaatcaaatatattcatttatatataattattactaatttttcATTACTCAGGAGGCAAGTGCCCCCTCTCTTCCTAACCTAGGTCCGTTCTGGTTGGTGGATCTTGTTTTTTCGAGTCACAAATGAAGAGGTTTGGCCTAATCTAAAATTCTATTCAATCGggctaaatttttaattagtgtATAAATCGAAATAAGAATTTAAATATACTTCTAATTGATAATGCAACATTGTTCATTTTATGGCCATAGTCTAATATCAGTTGACTGtaatagtttaattttaaaattaaaattatctgAATAAAATTACTATTCCTAGTCATAAAAAAATCAGTGCTAATTAATTCATGAGAACTACCCACATCaatgtttaagaattttttttaaaatattttagtttttaataaattttgattattaaattattctttaaaatttcttttgttagaaaaattaatctttattttaaattatttatttatatagaaattcataattttattaaataacaacaaaaattagtttgataaatttaaaaaaaaattacatcataat is a window from the Arachis hypogaea cultivar Tifrunner chromosome 17, arahy.Tifrunner.gnm2.J5K5, whole genome shotgun sequence genome containing:
- the LOC112766473 gene encoding 14-3-3-like protein — protein: MASAPNPREEFVYMAKLAEQAERYEEMVEYMEKVSAAATDGEELSVEERNLLSVAYKNVIGARRASWRIISSIEQKEESKGNTEHVATIKEYRSKIESELANICDGILKLLDSRLVPSATTSDSKVFYFKMKGDYHRYLAEFKSGADRKEAAESTLAAYQSAQDIANEELPPTHPIRLGLALNFSVFYYEILNSPDKACSLAKQAFDKAIAELDTLGEESYKDSTLIMQLLRDNLTLWTSDTQDEGADEIKEAAPKSEEQQ